Below is a genomic region from Billgrantia tianxiuensis.
GTCGGTTGGTCGCTCGGCGGCCTGCTCGCCGGCGCATTGCTGGAGCACCTGCCGACACCTCGCGCCCTGATACTGGTGGGGGCCGGATATCGCTTCTGCAGCGAAGACGGCGTAACGTCAGCGGAGCTGGCTACCTTTCGCCGTGCCTTCGAGCGTGAGCCCCATGCCACCTGGCAGCATTTCCTTCGCTGGCAGTTGCAGGGGGAACCTTCTCCGCGCTCGGCACATCGCCGCCTGCTCGGCTTGCTGGGTCGACATCCCAGCGCTTCGAGCGAGACGCTGGCCCTGGGCCTCGACCAACTGGCGCAGCTCGATCTCTCCAGACAGCTCAGGACGCCGCCCTGCCCGATCCACCGCCTCGTCGGCGAGCGGGACAGATTGGTGGGAAAGACAGCCCAATTGGAGGCCGACCTGCTCCTCGCCGACAACGGCCACTGCCCGATGTTGACGCGCCCGGACGCTCTGGCAAGTCATCTCCTGATGCTGTTGCACGATAGCGCTCTTCTACCGGACGACGGCGAGGTCGTCGTATGACGAGGGCTCTGCAATACGCCACCGCCCCCTGCGAAGCCAGTGCCTGGCGCCGGCATGTGGCACGCGCCTTCTCGCGCTCGTCGGAACGCTACACCCGCCTGGCCAAGGCGCAGCAGCAGATGGGCGAGTCACTCTGGCCCCTGCTCCCTCCACGGGCGAGCCGCGTACTCGATCTGGGCTGCGGCCCCGGCCACTGGAGCCGGCGTTTGGCAACACGGTTCGGCTCGGAGTGCCGCGTGTTCGGTCTCGACCTGGCCCCGGGCATGCTCGAGGCCGCTCGCCACGAGACACCCGCCAATGTCGACTGGCTGTGTGCGGACGCTGCCGCCCTGCCCCTGGCCGACGGCCAGTTGGATCTGGTGTTCTCCAACCTGGCCATTCAGTGGTGCCCGGATCTCGATAGCGTGATGACGGAACTTCATCGGGTGCTGCGTCCCGGCGGCCGTGCGGTGATCAACACTCTGGGTCCCGGCACACTGAGCGAGGTCGCCCAAGCCTGGTCGTCGCCCCAGGCCCTGCTCGACTTTCGCTCGCGAGATCGACACCTGGCCTGTGCACACCTGGCCGGCTTCGCCCACGTTCACTGCCACGAGGTCACCGAGCGCTTCTTCTATCCCGACTTGGCAGCGGTCATGGATTCGATCAAGGGGGTCGGTGCCCAGACCCCACGCCCCGCCACGCGTCTGACCCGCTCCGACCTGGCCCGGGCCCAGCGGTGCTTCGAAGCACTGCGCGAGCCAGCTGGACTGCCGGTCAGCTATCGGCGCCTGACCCTCATTCTCGACAAGGAAGCGGAAGCATGACGCGTTATTTCATCACCGGCACCGACACCGATGCCGGCAAGACCCTGGTGACCGCCGGACTATTGGCACTGGCCCGCTCGCGCGGCCTGAGCACCCTGGGGCTCAAACCCATCGCCTCGGGCTGCCGGCGTACCGGCGCCGGCCTGCGCAACGACGATGCCCTCGCCCTGATGGCGCGTAGCGTACCGGCACTGGCCTACGAGACGGTCAACCCCTTTGCCTTCGAGCCGGCCATCGCCCCGCACCTGGCGACTCGCCAGGCGGGGACGAACATCAGCCTCGCCCAGCTTGGCGAACATGTCGCTCCGCTGCTGGAAGAGCCGCGTGACCTCATCCTGGTGGAGGGTGCCGGGGGTTGGCGCGTACCGCTCAACGACAGCGAGGATCTCTCAGGGCTGGCCACTCATCTCGACCTGCCGGTGATCCTCGTGGTCGGTCTCAGGCTCGGCTGCCTCAATCATGCCCGCCTGACGGCCGAGGCCATACGCGCGGATGGGGCGAAGCTGGCTGGCTGGGTCGGCAACCTGCTGGCTGCCGACTTCGCCCGTGACGCCTCGCTCTATGCCGACAACCTCGCCACCCTGCAGCACACCCTCGATGCACCATGCCTGGGGGTAGTGCCACGCCTGAGCCGGGTGGCGCCGGCCAGACGCCCGGAAGCCGCCGTGGCTCATCTCGAGCTACCCGAAGGCGATTGACTTGCGACCGAGGGTCCGTACAATGTGGACGCCTGCCCAGCCCTGCGGATGTGGTGGAATTGGTAGACACGCCAGATTTAGGTTCTGGTGCCTTCGGGCGTGGGAGTTCAAGTCTCCCCATCCGCACCATCATGGCTCGCGCCTGCCGAGTTTCGTGACGTCTTCGCCACGGTTTCCCCCTTTTCTACGGTTTCCTGCGTTCCCGTTTGCGACAGCGCTGCGCTGCCGCCGTGCTTTCGTGCGTCCTTCACACGTACAAGACGGAATATCCTTACACTCCTCCTCGCTCGAACTCATCCCCTCGCCCGCTTCGGAGGCACGATGACATCTCCCGTCTGGCATCCCTATGCCCACCTGCTCACCCAG
It encodes:
- a CDS encoding methyltransferase domain-containing protein, which codes for MTRALQYATAPCEASAWRRHVARAFSRSSERYTRLAKAQQQMGESLWPLLPPRASRVLDLGCGPGHWSRRLATRFGSECRVFGLDLAPGMLEAARHETPANVDWLCADAAALPLADGQLDLVFSNLAIQWCPDLDSVMTELHRVLRPGGRAVINTLGPGTLSEVAQAWSSPQALLDFRSRDRHLACAHLAGFAHVHCHEVTERFFYPDLAAVMDSIKGVGAQTPRPATRLTRSDLARAQRCFEALREPAGLPVSYRRLTLILDKEAEA
- a CDS encoding alpha/beta fold hydrolase, which produces MTKLVLLSGWGIDARVWQPLAPYWPPGIEVNTPDWPGYGNRAGEAAPTTLPELASAMRHELPSDAVWVGWSLGGLLAGALLEHLPTPRALILVGAGYRFCSEDGVTSAELATFRRAFEREPHATWQHFLRWQLQGEPSPRSAHRRLLGLLGRHPSASSETLALGLDQLAQLDLSRQLRTPPCPIHRLVGERDRLVGKTAQLEADLLLADNGHCPMLTRPDALASHLLMLLHDSALLPDDGEVVV
- the bioD gene encoding dethiobiotin synthase is translated as MTRYFITGTDTDAGKTLVTAGLLALARSRGLSTLGLKPIASGCRRTGAGLRNDDALALMARSVPALAYETVNPFAFEPAIAPHLATRQAGTNISLAQLGEHVAPLLEEPRDLILVEGAGGWRVPLNDSEDLSGLATHLDLPVILVVGLRLGCLNHARLTAEAIRADGAKLAGWVGNLLAADFARDASLYADNLATLQHTLDAPCLGVVPRLSRVAPARRPEAAVAHLELPEGD